Within Saccharomonospora cyanea NA-134, the genomic segment GCGAGGAGCAGCCGCTGCTGTCCAACCCGTCGTTGCTGGAACTGCTGGGCATTCCCGGCGACCCGATGACGTTCGATGTGCAGCAGGCATGGCGTCCGAGGCCGGTCCGCGACCGCTACCGCGTGCCGTTCGGTGTCGGCGAGTACGGCCAACCCGTCGAACTCGACATCAAGGAAGCGGCCATGGAGGGCATGGGCCCCCACGGTCTGTGCATCGGTGCCACGGGTTCCGGTAAGTCGGAGTTCCTGCGCACGCTCGTGCTGGGAATGCTGGCCACTCACTCGTCGACGACGTTGAACTTCGTCCTCGTCGACTTCAAGGGTGGTGCCACGTTCCTCGGCCTGGACAAGGCACCGCACGTCTCGGCGGTCATCACCAACCTCGCCGACGAGGTCACGCTGGTCGACCGTATGAAGGACGCGCTCGCGGGCGAGATGAACCGGCGTCAGGAAGCACTGAAGAACGGCGGAAACTTCAAAAACGTCTGGGAATACGAGAAAGCGCGCGAGAACGGCGCCGACCTCGATCCGCTGCCTGCGTTGTTCATCGTGGTCGACGAGTTCTCCGAGCTGTTGTCCGCGAAACCGGACTTCATCGACCTGTTCGTCGCCATCGGACGGTTGGGGCGGTCGCTGCAGATGCACATGCTGCTCGCGTCCCAGCGTCTGGAGGAGGGCAAGCTCCGGGGGCTGGACTCGCACCTGTCCTACCGCATCGGTCTGAAGACGTTCTCCGCGGCGGAGTCGCGGGCCGCGATCGGTGTGCCCGACGCGTTCGAGCTGCCGTCCGTGCCTGGTGGCGGTTACCTGAAGTACGACACCTCCACGCTGGTGCGGTTCAAGGCGTCGTACGTGTCGGGCCCGTACCGGCCCGCGGGTATCAAGACCGCCGCGCCCGGCGCGAAGGTCGTCCGCGCGGACAAGCGCCCGCAGCTGTTCGTGCCCGACTTCGTCGAGCTGCCGAAGGAACCGGAGCCGGTACCCGAGCCTGTCGAGCAGCCGAAGCAGCCGCAGTCGGAGGAAGCCGTCGAACCGAGCGAGCTCGACGTCATCGTCGGCAGGCTCGTGGGGCAGGGGCCACCCGCTCATGAGGTGTGGTTGCCGCCGTTGAAGGAACCGAACTCGTTGGACACGTTGTTGCCGAATCTGAACCCGACCGAGGACCGGGGGTTGTCGCCGGTGGGGTTCTTCGGCAACGGCCGGTTGCAGGTGCCGTTGGGCATCGTGGACCGGCCCTACGAGCAGCGGCGGGATCCGTTGTGGGCGGATTTCTCCGGCGGCGCCGGACATGGGGTGGTCGTGGGAGGTCCGCAGTCGGGCAAGTCCACGATGCTGCGGACGTTGATCATGTCGATGGCGTTGACCCACACGCCGGAGGAGGCGCAGTTCTACTGCATCGACCTCGGGGGTGGCACGCTGGCGGCGCTGGAGGGCCTGCCGCACGTGGGTGGGGTCGCCGTCGCCCGGCGGGAGCCGGACAAGGCGCGACGCATCGTGGCGGAGTTGACCACGCTGGCCAACGAGCGGGAGGCCCGGTTCGGGGCGCTGGGTGTGGACTCGATGAACGACTTCCGCAACCGCAAGCGGCGGGGCGACATCACCGCCGAGCAGGATCCGTTCGGGGATGCGTTCCTCATCGTCGACGGGTGGCGGGCTTTGCGGGACGACTTCGACGAGTTGGAGCCGCAGATCACCAAGCTGGCGGTGCAGGGGTTGACCTACGGCGTGCACGTGGTGATCGCGTCGAACAGGTGGGCCGACATCCGACCGGCGATCAAGGACATGCTCGGCACGCGGTTCGAACTGCGGCTCGGCGACCCCAGCGAATCCGACATCGACCGCAGGGTGGCCGTCAACGTGCCCGCCGGGCGTCCGGGGCGGGGGCTGACCCGCGACAAGCTGCACTTCCTCAGCGGCCTGCCCCGCATCGACGGTTCCAGCAACGACGCCGACGTCGGTGAAGGCGTGGCCGACGCGGTGAAGAAGATCTCGGGTGCGTGGAAGGGCAGGCACGCGCCGCAGGTGCGGCTGCTTCCCGACGTCATGCCGTACGAGGAGCTGCTGCTCCAGGACAAGCACAGGGACAGCAAGCTCATCCCCATCGGTGTCGACGAGGACGAGCTCGCGCCTGTCTATCTGGACTTCAACGCCGATCCGCACTTCCTGGCCTACGCGGACGGGGAGTCGGGCAAGACGAACCTGTTGCGGCAGATCGTGCGGGGTATCACCGACCGGTACACCAAGAAGGAGGCCCTGCTCATCCTGGTGGACTACCGGCGCACCATGCTCGGCTTCGCCGACGGTGACCAGCTCCTCGGGTACGCGGTCTCGGCCAACCAGCTCGACGGCATGATGAAGGAGGTCGCGCAGTCGATGGCCAAGCGACTGCCCGGCCCCGACGTGACTCCGCAGCAGTTGAAGGACCGGTCGTGGTGGACCGGGCCGGAGCTGTTCGTGGTGGTCGACGACTACGACCTCGTGGCTACCTCGACCAACAACCCGCTGCGCCCGCTCGCCGAGTACCTCCCCCAGGCCAAGGACGTCGGCCTGCATGTGGTGGTCGCCCGCCGCACCGGTGGTGCCGCCCGTACCGGCATGGACCCGATCATCGGGAAGCTGAAGGAACTCGCCATGCCGGGCCTGGTGATGAACGGGTCGAAGGACGAGGGCCAGTTGCTCGGCAATGTGAAGGCGGGTCCCATGCCGCCGGGACGCGGGTACTTCGTCAGCCGCAAGGTGGGTAAGAAGCTCATGCACGTCTCGTGGATCGCGCCTGAATGAGGTGGTGGCGTACGGTCGCCCGGTCCGGCGTCCGTACGCCACCATGTTCTCTCGACACGATTCGGCGGACGGACTCCGACAAGGTGATGGGGTAGGCCCAACGACTGGCAGGAGCGGCTGGTGACACTGCGGGTGGCGGTGGACTTCGGGACATCGAGCACCTGTGTCGTCGCATCGGTTAACGGCCGCGAACCTCAGGTCGTGGTCGTGGACGGGCAGCCGCTCATGCCCTCGGCGGTGTACGCCGCGCAGGACGGCACGGTCTTCGTGGGGCAGGAAGCCGAGCGACAGGCAGCTGTCGACCCGTCGCGGTTCGAGCCGCATCCGAAGCGGCGTATCGACGAGGGCGAGCTGCTCCTCGGTGACACGGTCCTGAGCGTGGTGGACGTCGTGCACGCCGTGTTGCGGCGCGCGGTGTCGGAGGCACGCCGGATCGCGGGAAACGTCGAGGTCTCGCTGCTGGTACTGACCCATCCCGCGGAGTGGGGTGCGCTGCGTACCCGGCTGCTGCGGCAGGCGGCAGGGCGGTTGGCCCACGAGGTCGCGTTGGTTCCGGAGCCGGTGGCGGCCGCCGTATACCACGCGGCGACGTTCGCTCCGGCTGAGGTGAACCAGGAGCGAACCGTCGAGTTCAGCGGCCGCCCCGGCGACGCCATGGCGGTGCTGGATCTCGGGGGCGGCACCGTCGACGTCAGCGTGGTACGGCGTGCGCAACTCAACGGGCAGAACCGGTTCGAGGTGCTGGCGACGCGTGGAGACCCGAGTTTCGGCGGTGCGGACATCGACCAAGCCCTGCTGGAACACGTCGGATCGCTGGTGTCCAAGGCCGACCCGGCTGCCTGGGAGCAGCTCGTGCAGGGACGCGAGCTGGCCGACCGGCGCCGCCGACGCGTGTTGAGGCAGGACGTTCGGGGCGCCAAGGAGACGTTGTCACGGCACGCGTACACCGACGTGCCGATGCCGCCGCCGTTCGCGGACGCTCACGTGACGCGTGAGGACCTGGAACAGCTTGTGCGGACGCCGTTGGGACGGGCCGCCGAACTCGCGAGAGCGACGATCGAGGAAGCGGGACTGCGCCCGCAGCAGTTGACAGCCATCTTCCTCGTCGGCGGGTCGAGCCGGATTCCGATGGTGTCGAGGCTCGTGCACGAGCGGACGGGAGTGGTCCCCACCTCGCTCGACCAGCCGGAAACCGTCGTCGCCCGCGGTGCACTGCGCGCGGTGCAGCTGCTGCCCGACCGGACGGGAGTGTTGCCGGGCACCATGGCCGCGCGTTTCGCGGGCAAAACGTTGCCGCAGAGCGATCACCGCACCGAAGTCGTGGCCAAGCCCGGGGGATCGCCGGGGCAGAGGGGTCAGCAGAACGTCGGCCGAGCGCCGATGCCCGCACCGAGGGCCCCCGGCCCCGCGAGCCGGCCACCTGCTCCGAGAGGACCACTGCTCGCGCCGCCGTCTCCGCCTCGGGGACAACCGATGCCGGCGTCGTCTCACGCCATGCCGCCGCCCGGGCAGACCGGTGTCCGGAGGCGGAACCGTATCGCGATCGCGGCCGTGGTGACCGTGTTGGCGCTCGTGGCCACCGTGGTGGCGTTGACGCTCGCCATCGCCGAAGGAGGCGACCAGCCGGAGTCACAGGGGCGCACCTACGCGCAGTACTCGTACAAGTTCGTCGCTCCGGACGACTGGACGCAGACGGGTGACAACGTCGAGGCCCGGCAGGTGGTCGTGAAGCCGCAGGAGGCCCAGACCCCCGCCGACGACGATCTCGTGGTGGTCCAGGAGATCGTGTTGCCGTACGACGGCGGGGCGCAACGACAGCGTTTGGCCCGCGAACTTCGTGAGCTGACGAGCTCGAACCCCGGCGTCTACTCCGACTTCTCGGAGCACTACGAGTACGCGGACCGCGACGTCATCCATTACCGGGAGGACAAACCCGCCGCCACGGTGCACTGGTACGTCCTCGCGCACGGCACCGCGCAGGTGAGCGTCGGTTGTCAGGAAGCGCAGGTGCCAGCGCGGGTCCGTGTCGCCTGCGAGCAGATCGTCCGCACGCTCGAGTTCACCAACTGACGGCTTCTACGTCGTGTTTAGCGGGCAAAATCCGGTGTGGGGGCCGCAGTTCCCACAGGTTCCTGGGTTCACGTTCACGCTCGCAACTACTTGGCCATTTTGGGCGACAACGCGGAACCGGGCATGGCACTGTCTCCGTCGTAGAGCCAGTACGAACGAAGTACGGCACCCACGAGCGAAGGGGGTAACACCCGATGGCAGGCGGTTTCACCGGGACACCGGAGCAGTTCCAGCAGGCTTACCAGGACGTCGACCAGATCAAGGCGTCGATGGACCAGAACCTCAACCAGCTCCGCAGCAACATCGAGGCGACCCAGGCCGGCTGGCAGGGCGAGGCGGCGAAGGCCTTCCAGAACGTGATGGCCGCCTTCGACGAGAAGAACCGCAAGCTGAACGAGGCGCTCGCCAACATCGGTGAGCTGCTCCAGCAGTCCGGTGTGAAGTACCAGCAGGCGGAAGAGGAGCAGAACGCCGCGATCAGCAACATCGGCAACGCGCTCGGCGGCCTCTGATCCACTGCAATCCTCGACCATCCACAGACTTTTCACTGAACGGGAGGAACAATGCCGAACGGCATCGTCGTTGATTACGCCACCATCCACACCGCGGCTGAGGACTGCCAGCGCACCGGTTCGGAGCTGGAGGCCCTGTTCGAGGACCTCAAGTCCCGGCTGGCCCCGCTCGTCGACTCCTGGAGCGGTGACGCCATGGAGGCGTGGCAGCAGTGCCAGAACGAGTGGAACCAGTCGCTCGACGAAATGAAGCAGGTCCTGGCTCAGATCGCCACCGCTCTGCCGCAGATCGCCGACGGCTACCAGTCCACCGACAAGAGCATCCAGGGCATGTTCTGATCCTGGACACGACGAACCGGGCTTGCCACGGCAGGCCCGGTTTTTTTTTCGTGCCGTTGATCAGTGGGGCGCACCGACCTCGTACTGGGGCTTGTCGTTGAGGATGCGGATGCTGACGGTCCTCTGCCTGCCGGCCACGTCGACCGTGCAGTCGAACGTGTGCCCGGTGGTGATCTGCTGGTCCTCCGGACAGCTGACGTTGCTGACGTCGTGCTCGCCGTAACTCTCCCGCAGGACGGTGGTGACGCCCTCATGCAGTGAGGCCTGGTCGAGCACGTCGCCGGAGAAGACACCGCTGAACCACGCGGCGGCTCCGCCACCTGCCAACAGCACGAGCGCGGTGGCCCCGATGATCCACGGCTTGCGTGACCTGGCACGTTTCGCGGGCGAATTGCCGTCGAACGCACCGAACCCGCCGTACTCGGACGCGAAGGACCCTCCGAACGCCGGAGTCGCCTGCGGGGGCGCGGCGTAGGGGTGCGGCTGTTGCGGGACCTGCCCGCTGGGAGGTCCCTGCGGGCCTTGCGGCTGCCACCACTGAGGCGCGCCGGGTGGCTGTGTCATGTGTCTTCCTCGTGTGCTCGTCCGGACTGCCTGTACAGCTCACTCACGACTGCTGGTGATCTCGGCCATTCGGTCGTAGAACTCGTCGATCTCCTTGTCGGTGGTGAGCTCGGTCACCTCGTCGGGAGACGGCACGGCGGGGATCTCGTGCTCGGTCGGCGGTTCGAGGACCTCGTAGTGCTGCTTGATCTCGACCTCGTTGCCGTTGTCGGCCAGCAGGCCGTTCATCTCGATCTCTTTCAGATCGCCCTCGGGGCTGAGCAGGATGCGGGTGTCGATCACCTTGTCGAGCAGCGACTCCGGGATCTCCTCCAGCAGCCAGTCGGGGAGCACGACGATTCGCTCCTCCAGGAAGATCCGCAGCGGCATGCCGATGGTGAGTTCCGTGCTGCCGTCGGCGAGGCTCTTCGCGGCCTTGTCCACCTCGGTGCTCTCCATGGAGCGGTTGACCGCGGTGAAGATCTTGCAGACGGTGAGGTATCCGCCCCAGAAGCAGATGTCGAGCCCCTGACCGCTGTACGGCATCGACACCCACGGTGTCGGAGCGAGTGACTCGTAGTCGGGGCCGAGCAGGGTGTACTCGACGTCGCTGCCCGCGGGCAGGAGGAAGTCGCGGTAGTCGGCGGAGTTCCGGTTGGAGTGGTTCTTGTAGAAGCGCGTGGGGGGACTTCCGACCTGGATGGCCGTCACCGTGTTGTCACTCTTGAGCTCGCCGACGCGCATGAACGAGCGGAGCCTGCTCTTGCGAGGTTCGTTCTCGCCGAGGTCGTCGGCCAGCCGTTCGAGTGTGGAGGAGAACTTCGTTCCGACGTATTTCGCAACGCCGTCACCGTCCGGAATCGGTTCGCCCACGCGTCCGGTGGCGCAGCCGGCAGCGAGCAACAGAACGGCACCCAGTGCGACGACTCTGCGCAGTCGTTGTCTCATTGTCCATCCCCCTGGGGTGTCATGTCGGCGCGCTGGGGGAGAGATTAGTATGTCCGACGGTGCGGACCCCCGGGTTCACCCTCTTCTCGGCGACCGGGTATCTTCACTTGTTGTTGTGCGCGCACGAGCGGCACGCGCCAAGCCTGCATTGACCCACAAGCAACAGTTGACGACGAGGTAGACCCTTGCCCACGTACAGCCCTAAGCCCGGCGATGTCACTCGTGCCTGGCACGTGATCGACGCCGAGGATGTCGTGCTCGGCCGGCTGGCGACCGAGGTCGCTACGCTGCTGCGCGGCAAGCACAAGCCCACCTACGCCCCGCACGTGGACACCGGTGACTTCGTCATCATCGTCAATGCTGACAAGGTGGCGCTCACCGGTAACAAGCGCGAGCAGAAGTTCGCGTACCGGCACAGCGGTTACCCCGGTGGTCTGCGTAAGCGCTCGTTCGGCGAGCTGCTCGAGACCCGCCCGGAGCGACTGGTCGAGAAGGTCGTGAAGGGCATGCTGCCGAAGAACAAGTTGGGCCGCGCCCAGGCGAAGAAGCTCAAGGTCTACGCCGGGCCGGAGCACCCTCACGCCGCGCAGAAGCCCCAGCCGCACGAGATCACCAAGATCGCTCAGGTGACCCAGTGAGTGAGGAACAGTCTGTGACCAGCACCGAGACCGAGGCCGCCTACGACGCGGTCGTGACCAGCGAGACGCCTGCCGCACCGAAGCCGTCTCGGGCTGCCGGTGGTACCGCGCAGACGGTCGGCCGTCGCAAGGAGGCGGTCGTCCGGGTGCGCATGGTTCCCGGTAGCGGCGAGTTCAAGCTCAACGGCAAGAGCCTCGAGGAGTACTTCCCGAACAAGGTTCACCAGCAGCTGATCCGCGAGCCGCTGGTCACCGTCGAGAAGCCCGAGTCGTTCGACATCCACGCCAACCTCGACGGTGGCGGGATCTCCGGCCAGGCAGGCGCGCTCCGGCTCGCCATCGCGCGGGCGCTCGCCCAGATCGACGGCGACGACCGCCCCGCGCTGAAGAAGGCCGGGTTCCTGACGCGTGACGCTCGTGCCACCGAGCGTAAGAAGTACGGTCTCAAGAAGGCCCGCAAGGCGCCGCAGTACAGCAAGCGCTGATCCGAGTTTCATCCGAACGCCCATCCGCTCGCCGGGTGGGCGTTCGGCTTTTTGTGGGAGTCCGTGTGGCGCCGACCGCGTTCAGCCCGCGAAAGATGGTCGGGGCGGGCATCGTCACCGTGTTTAGCGGACTGAATACGGTCGGGTGGCTGGTGCGGACACGGGCGTGCATCGTGGAATCGCTAGGTTGTTCTGGTCGGTTCGCTTTGCTCGCGATGACGGAGGTCGACGGATAATGGCTCGCCTATTCGGCACGGACGGGGTTCGCGGCCTCGCCAACGACGAGCTCACCCCCGAGCTGGCTCTGGCGGTCGCCGCCAGTTCGGCGCGGGTGCTCGCCGCCCACGACCGCTCCCACCGGCCGTTGGCGGTCGTCGGCAGGGACCCGAGGGCGAGCGGTGAAATGCTGGAGGCTGCCGTTGTCGCCGGGCTGACGTCGGCGGGCGCGGACGTGCTGCGGTTGGGTGTCCTCCCCACACCTGCGGTCGCTCATCTTGTCACCGAGCTGTCCGCCGACCTCGGTGTGATGATCTCGGCCTCCCACAATCCGATGCCCGACAACGGCATCAAGCTGTTCGGTGAGGGCGGGCACAAGCTGCCCGACGGCATCGAGGACGAGATTCAACTCGGGTTGAACGCGCCGGGGCCCCGTCCGACCGGTGCCCAGATCGGCCGCGTCTCGGACGTCACCGACGCCGTCGACCGCTACGTCGCCCACCTGCTGGACACCACACCGACGTCGCTGGCCGGTCTCCGCATCGTCGTGGACTGCGCCAACGGCGCGTCCTCCGTCGCCGCCCCCGAGGCGTACCGGAAAGCGGGCGCGGAGGTGATCGCCCTCCATGCCGAACCGGATGGCGTGAACATCAACGACGGGTGCGGTTCCACACACCCTGAGGTCCTGGCTGCCGCGGTGGTGGAGCACGGCGCCGACCTGGGTATCGCCCACGACGGCGACGCGGACCGCTGCCTCGCGGTGGACGCCGACGGCCGCCTCGTCGACGGCGACCAGATCATGGCCGTCCTCGCCGTCGGCATGGCCGAGGCGGGCGAGCTTGCCGGTGACACTCTCGTCGCCACGGTGATGAGCAACCTCGGTCTGCACCTGGCGATGAAGGAGCACGGGATCACGGTGCGCACCACGGCGGTCGGCGACCGTTACGTTCTCGAGGAGTTGCGGGCCGGTGGCTACGCGCTCGGTGGGGAGCAGTCAGGGCACGTCGTGTTGCCGGAGTACGCCACCACCGGTGACGGCCTGCTCACCGCGTTGCGGCTGCTGAGTCGGATGTCGGAGACCGGCAGGTCGCTGCGTGAACTGGCGGCGGTGATGCGCAGGTTGCCGCAGGTGCTGGTCAACGTACCGGTCACGGACAAGAACACCGTGGCTGACGCGCCCGCGGTGAAGGACGCCGTTGCGTCGGTGACGGCCGAACTGGGTGACGAGGGCAGGGTGCTCCTGCGCCCGTCGGGAACCGAACAGCTGATCAGGGTGATGGTGGAGGCCCCGGACGCCGACACCGCGCAGGTGGCCGCCGACCGGCTCGCCGGTGTCGTCGCCTCGGTGGGGTGAGCCAGGCCGCCTGGACGGCTTCCTCTGAAGGAAAGCGGCAATCGACCCCGTGGTCCGCTGGTCAATAGGTAACCTCTTCGTGTGGCTGTGATGTGCAATATCGCAGCAGTAGGCAAGTCGTCGAGAGAGCACGCGAGGGGGCACCGTGGCGGGCGGTCAGACCGTCGATCCAGGGAAGTTGAATGCGGCGGGTACGGCCTATGAGCAGGTGGGTGGGGAACTCGTCGACGAGGCGAGCCGCATCGAGACCGGGGTGTCCAGCGCGCAGTTCGGCAAGGCGTGGACCCATGCTGGATCCCACTACGCCGATGCGATCAAGCTGTACAAGGACCGCGTGAAAAGCCACGGTGACAAGGCCACTGATTTCGGTGATCGGTTGTCCAAGGCGGCGAAATCCTACGAGGACGGCGAGGCTGTCAGCACTGACATGATCGCCTCGAAGCAGGTGTGAGCGTGTATCCAACCCCGTGGGAAGTGCAGGAGACCAAGGAACGCGCCAACGAGGAGTTCACCTCCGACGAGCTCGACTACATGCGGTCGATGCTCGATGACGAGGATGTGTCCAGCGAAGTCAAGAACAACTTCCTCTACGCACTGTCGAATGCCGGCCGTCTGAGTGAGGAAGAGATCGACCGTTACGCGCCTCAGGTCGGCGCCGACGCCCAAGACGTCAAATGGGGCGGCCGTGACGTCGACGAGAACATGCGCAACGCCCGGACCGCGCTCGGCACCGCGCGATCCGAGAATCTCGACGCCGACGTGCGCCGTGCGTATGACGGTTTGGGCACAGGTGGGTTTTCCACATCGGACGAAATCATCGACCAGACCGAGGTCGTGATCCAGTGGTTCGAGCAGTTCTACTCACGTTACGAGGCTGCTCAGCAGGTCATCGAAACGTCCGTCGTCCCGGAGACGGAGCGCCGCGAACTGCCGACAGCGGACGTCAGCGCCTTCACCGGGGGCGGCGACGAGTTCGGCACCGCCGAGTACACGCACTCGGGAATCGATCCGCAGAGTCTGCGAGCCGGACTGGACGAGTTCCGCGGTATCGATTTCGCCGCCTTCCGAGCTGACGCGGAAATGTTGCGGTCGGCAGGTGCTGCCGTGGCCGACAAGGCCGCCGCACTCGACTCGGCCTGGAAGGGCACCGACGACTGGACAGGCGACGCCAAGGCCGCGGCCGAGCAGGTAAACAAGACCCTGTCGGAGGGCTCGGAGACATTGCAGGATGCGCTGACCACTGCGGCGGACGGGATCGACGAGGTGACAGCGATTCAAGAGGAGACGGTCGTCCGCTTCTCGGAGGAGCTGTTCCGGCTCTACGGCAGCGGCAAGATGGGCGAGTTGACCGTGGCCGACGTCGACGAGGCGCTTGGCACCGTCCACCTGGCCTCAGCGATGCTTGACTCGTGGGGCGGATCCTTTCTCGCGGGAATCCGAGATGCATACACCGAAGCACAAGATCAGGCGAAGGAAGTGCTCTCCGGCTTTTGCCAGACCTACCAGAGCTTGGCAGGTCAGGTGCATGAGCAGGCTGCAGCTCATGTCGAGCACATAAACAACAACTACGGCGTGATCGTGCAGGGGCTGAGTCAAGCGATTCAGACAGACCCAGCTGCGGACATGGACATGGGAGGGGACGTTCAGAGCCCAGGTCCTGACATGGGAGGCCCCGGTGGCGCACCTGGTGGCGGTATGCCGGGTGGTGGCGTGCCAGGAGGCGGGGCCCCCGGTGGCGGGGCCCCCGGCGGAGGAGCCCTGGGCGGTGGAGCCACGGTCCCGAGCGCGGAGGAACTCCTCGGTGAGCAGCCTGACACGGCGACCAATCCCGTGACTGGCGAGCCGCTCGAGGTCGACCCGGCAACTGGCGAGCCTTATCCCATCGACCCCGAGACAGGCGAGGCGATCACGGATGCGGACGGGCCGGGCACGCTGACGGTCGAGCAAGGTGACCAGAAGTTCACCATGACGGAGCCCGGTGAGGACGGAACGATGAGCATCACCGTCGAGGGCGGCGACGGTGAACCCGGCGAGTACCGGCTGGACTTCGGGACTGAGTCCGAACTCGGTGAGGCACCGGGCGGGGATGGGGTCGAGGAGTTCGGCCCACAGGGTTCTGGTGGTGAAGCGCAGCAGGTTTACCGGCCGGGTCCAGACGGCAAGATCCATGTGAAGGATGGGGATCTCGAGATCACTGCTGAACAGCCGGAAGGCCCCGACGGTCCGACAGTGGTCACGGTCGACAACGGCAAGGGTGACCCCGTGACCTACACCCTCGGCGCTGACCAGGAGGGGCAGGTGTTACCCGCGGAAGAAGGCGTGCGTGTGATGCCGGCTCATGCGGATCCTGACCTCGACCCCCGCCGCGCAGCCGAACCTCCGACCGAGGCCAGTGGGGGTCAGGGTGGGGGCAACCCCGGAAGTGGTCCGGTGGATGCTGCGTCTGCCTCCACAGCGGGGCTTCCGGATGCGTCCGCCGGTGCGGCTCCCTCGTTCGACGGGAACAGCGACGCACCTGATGAGGCCTTCGCCGGAGATGACAGCGGATCCAGTGCCACACACGCGGCTGCCGTTGGCGGGGGCGGGAATGCCTTCGGTGGTGGCGGTGGTGGTGGTGAGCTGTTCGGGGAGGACTCGGACGGCTCCGGCCCGTCCCGGTCATCAGGCGCGGGACTTGGTGTGGCACCAGGTGGTGAGGCACCTGCAGCGGTGGCGCAGGGAAGCGGTGGTGCGGTCTCGAGCGGTGGTGGCATGGGCATGATGGGCGGCATGGGCGCTATGGGGGGCGGCGCTGGTGGCGGTCAGGGTGGTGACCAGGAACGGAGCTCGAACG encodes:
- a CDS encoding DUF4333 domain-containing protein, which translates into the protein MTQPPGAPQWWQPQGPQGPPSGQVPQQPHPYAAPPQATPAFGGSFASEYGGFGAFDGNSPAKRARSRKPWIIGATALVLLAGGGAAAWFSGVFSGDVLDQASLHEGVTTVLRESYGEHDVSNVSCPEDQQITTGHTFDCTVDVAGRQRTVSIRILNDKPQYEVGAPH
- the rplM gene encoding 50S ribosomal protein L13, which gives rise to MPTYSPKPGDVTRAWHVIDAEDVVLGRLATEVATLLRGKHKPTYAPHVDTGDFVIIVNADKVALTGNKREQKFAYRHSGYPGGLRKRSFGELLETRPERLVEKVVKGMLPKNKLGRAQAKKLKVYAGPEHPHAAQKPQPHEITKIAQVTQ
- a CDS encoding WXG100 family type VII secretion target; amino-acid sequence: MAGGFTGTPEQFQQAYQDVDQIKASMDQNLNQLRSNIEATQAGWQGEAAKAFQNVMAAFDEKNRKLNEALANIGELLQQSGVKYQQAEEEQNAAISNIGNALGGL
- a CDS encoding WXG100 family type VII secretion target codes for the protein MPNGIVVDYATIHTAAEDCQRTGSELEALFEDLKSRLAPLVDSWSGDAMEAWQQCQNEWNQSLDEMKQVLAQIATALPQIADGYQSTDKSIQGMF
- a CDS encoding type VII secretion-associated protein, coding for MTLRVAVDFGTSSTCVVASVNGREPQVVVVDGQPLMPSAVYAAQDGTVFVGQEAERQAAVDPSRFEPHPKRRIDEGELLLGDTVLSVVDVVHAVLRRAVSEARRIAGNVEVSLLVLTHPAEWGALRTRLLRQAAGRLAHEVALVPEPVAAAVYHAATFAPAEVNQERTVEFSGRPGDAMAVLDLGGGTVDVSVVRRAQLNGQNRFEVLATRGDPSFGGADIDQALLEHVGSLVSKADPAAWEQLVQGRELADRRRRRVLRQDVRGAKETLSRHAYTDVPMPPPFADAHVTREDLEQLVRTPLGRAAELARATIEEAGLRPQQLTAIFLVGGSSRIPMVSRLVHERTGVVPTSLDQPETVVARGALRAVQLLPDRTGVLPGTMAARFAGKTLPQSDHRTEVVAKPGGSPGQRGQQNVGRAPMPAPRAPGPASRPPAPRGPLLAPPSPPRGQPMPASSHAMPPPGQTGVRRRNRIAIAAVVTVLALVATVVALTLAIAEGGDQPESQGRTYAQYSYKFVAPDDWTQTGDNVEARQVVVKPQEAQTPADDDLVVVQEIVLPYDGGAQRQRLARELRELTSSNPGVYSDFSEHYEYADRDVIHYREDKPAATVHWYVLAHGTAQVSVGCQEAQVPARVRVACEQIVRTLEFTN
- the rpsI gene encoding 30S ribosomal protein S9 translates to MTSTETEAAYDAVVTSETPAAPKPSRAAGGTAQTVGRRKEAVVRVRMVPGSGEFKLNGKSLEEYFPNKVHQQLIREPLVTVEKPESFDIHANLDGGGISGQAGALRLAIARALAQIDGDDRPALKKAGFLTRDARATERKKYGLKKARKAPQYSKR
- a CDS encoding type VII secretion protein EccC — its product is MSTLQFKRSPRLAAPRPPGGEVHLEPPPEVPRTIPGNIIMKLMPVVMVVAMLGMVAFMFMAGGAMGRSPFFLMMPLMMMMSMVGMFVGGGKGGQQKKAEMNEDRKDYLRYLGQMRDRAREAMIDQRASLEWVHPDPEALWSMASTRRMWERRQSDQDFLHLRVGRSSHRLATRLVPPQTGPVDELEPIATLALRRFVRAHSIVPDLPTQITLRGFAAVGMQGDKKLTRGLTRAMLAQLVTFHSPDDVLIGVATTGRAKEEWEWAKWLPHVQHPSLSDGIGQLRMMSGSLAQIEQWLDEELRDRQRFSRNATPAPDQPHIVIVLDDADVTGEEQILLEEGLVGVTLIDLSDSIGNLAARRGLRLVVEEERLGARSAGGVEWFGRPDTLSVVEVEALARKVSPYRMSTGAAEDSEEQPLLSNPSLLELLGIPGDPMTFDVQQAWRPRPVRDRYRVPFGVGEYGQPVELDIKEAAMEGMGPHGLCIGATGSGKSEFLRTLVLGMLATHSSTTLNFVLVDFKGGATFLGLDKAPHVSAVITNLADEVTLVDRMKDALAGEMNRRQEALKNGGNFKNVWEYEKARENGADLDPLPALFIVVDEFSELLSAKPDFIDLFVAIGRLGRSLQMHMLLASQRLEEGKLRGLDSHLSYRIGLKTFSAAESRAAIGVPDAFELPSVPGGGYLKYDTSTLVRFKASYVSGPYRPAGIKTAAPGAKVVRADKRPQLFVPDFVELPKEPEPVPEPVEQPKQPQSEEAVEPSELDVIVGRLVGQGPPAHEVWLPPLKEPNSLDTLLPNLNPTEDRGLSPVGFFGNGRLQVPLGIVDRPYEQRRDPLWADFSGGAGHGVVVGGPQSGKSTMLRTLIMSMALTHTPEEAQFYCIDLGGGTLAALEGLPHVGGVAVARREPDKARRIVAELTTLANEREARFGALGVDSMNDFRNRKRRGDITAEQDPFGDAFLIVDGWRALRDDFDELEPQITKLAVQGLTYGVHVVIASNRWADIRPAIKDMLGTRFELRLGDPSESDIDRRVAVNVPAGRPGRGLTRDKLHFLSGLPRIDGSSNDADVGEGVADAVKKISGAWKGRHAPQVRLLPDVMPYEELLLQDKHRDSKLIPIGVDEDELAPVYLDFNADPHFLAYADGESGKTNLLRQIVRGITDRYTKKEALLILVDYRRTMLGFADGDQLLGYAVSANQLDGMMKEVAQSMAKRLPGPDVTPQQLKDRSWWTGPELFVVVDDYDLVATSTNNPLRPLAEYLPQAKDVGLHVVVARRTGGAARTGMDPIIGKLKELAMPGLVMNGSKDEGQLLGNVKAGPMPPGRGYFVSRKVGKKLMHVSWIAPE